Proteins encoded by one window of Chondromyces crocatus:
- a CDS encoding HEAT repeat domain-containing protein: MIRSVRRITPLLSSLLLGVAAVSSVTVVAGTLVGCADENDPSTWVKRLDNPATTPAAVNRLVQFFEDAMTRDNKDRNGPTVKPLLDKIIEPLTQKCVAGDLDERTNSKLIKFISDTRDPRGAPCLIKALKDYRPDSTEEDVRWACRAIGAMKLKEAAGPLFETFQKVRTSKPKAGAMYRDVYDAMKQVNDPSWEPQLITIISRPINDPKDIPNLRDELFWQITSAELLGLQKSEKAVEPLLKMLLSPNKSQGHMTAMLALVKIGKPAVQPVIDLLQGNSKELIEYSKIEQLKSAGDKPTNEQKKAAETAHISQSALILGTIGRADSAAPLLAALGKSTDDAAKAIIARELSKVPKSQQTVEAFQQTYEKLPLNTAIPPGIGARETLLEASGTFFDASFVPWIVKTALEAKGEEADVAPIRDVSLATAMKLMGPDQVAEVDKLYNKAQTGADGKPSTVGKAFEKEYTMAKALLGECKADPECYLTKVSDSANQQKDTQFKGIKAAYMMGIYGKPELRQKIIDAMPKITNAAVRFVSVTAIDQLSPQGDADIAQKLQAIVDEAEEKRNEEMISANAPFKTVIYRLNARAQ; encoded by the coding sequence ATGATCCGCTCTGTCCGACGAATCACGCCGCTACTCAGCTCGCTCCTCTTGGGGGTCGCCGCCGTCTCCTCGGTGACGGTCGTCGCTGGCACGCTCGTCGGCTGTGCCGACGAGAATGATCCCAGCACCTGGGTCAAGCGGCTCGACAACCCCGCGACGACGCCTGCTGCGGTCAACCGCCTCGTGCAGTTCTTCGAGGACGCGATGACCCGCGACAACAAGGACCGCAACGGCCCCACCGTCAAGCCGCTCCTCGACAAGATCATCGAGCCCTTGACGCAGAAGTGCGTCGCCGGCGATCTCGACGAGCGGACCAACTCCAAGCTCATCAAGTTCATCTCCGACACCCGCGACCCGCGCGGCGCCCCTTGCCTCATCAAGGCGCTCAAGGACTACAGGCCCGACTCCACCGAGGAAGACGTCCGCTGGGCGTGCCGCGCCATCGGCGCGATGAAGCTGAAGGAGGCCGCTGGCCCTCTCTTCGAGACCTTCCAGAAGGTCAGGACGTCGAAGCCCAAGGCCGGGGCGATGTACCGCGACGTCTACGACGCGATGAAGCAGGTCAACGATCCCTCGTGGGAGCCCCAGCTCATCACCATCATCAGCCGTCCGATCAACGATCCCAAGGACATCCCGAACCTGCGTGACGAGCTGTTCTGGCAGATCACCTCGGCCGAGCTGCTCGGCCTGCAGAAGAGCGAGAAGGCCGTGGAGCCCCTCCTCAAGATGCTCCTCTCGCCGAACAAATCGCAGGGCCACATGACGGCCATGCTCGCGCTCGTGAAGATCGGCAAGCCCGCCGTGCAGCCGGTCATCGACCTGCTCCAGGGCAACAGCAAGGAACTCATCGAGTACTCGAAGATCGAGCAGCTCAAGAGCGCCGGCGACAAGCCCACCAACGAGCAGAAGAAGGCCGCCGAGACCGCGCACATCAGCCAGTCTGCGCTCATCCTCGGCACCATTGGCCGCGCGGACAGCGCCGCGCCGCTGCTCGCCGCGCTCGGCAAGTCGACCGACGACGCCGCCAAGGCGATCATCGCGCGCGAGCTGTCCAAGGTGCCCAAGAGCCAGCAGACGGTGGAGGCCTTCCAGCAGACCTACGAGAAGCTGCCGCTGAACACCGCCATCCCGCCCGGCATCGGCGCCCGCGAGACGCTGCTCGAGGCGTCCGGGACCTTCTTCGACGCGAGCTTCGTCCCCTGGATCGTGAAGACGGCGCTCGAAGCCAAGGGCGAGGAGGCCGACGTGGCCCCCATCCGCGACGTCTCGCTGGCGACGGCGATGAAGCTCATGGGCCCCGACCAGGTCGCCGAGGTCGACAAGCTCTACAACAAGGCCCAGACCGGCGCGGACGGCAAGCCCAGCACCGTCGGCAAGGCCTTCGAGAAAGAGTACACCATGGCCAAGGCGCTGCTCGGCGAGTGCAAGGCCGACCCGGAGTGCTACCTGACCAAGGTCTCCGACAGCGCCAACCAGCAGAAGGACACCCAGTTCAAGGGCATCAAGGCGGCCTACATGATGGGGATCTACGGCAAGCCCGAGCTTCGCCAGAAGATCATCGACGCCATGCCCAAGATCACCAACGCCGCAGTCCGCTTCGTGTCGGTCACCGCCATCGACCAGCTCTCGCCCCAGGGCGACGCCGACATCGCACAGAAGCTTCAGGCGATCGTCGACGAGGCCGAGGAGAAGCGGAACGAGGAGATGATCTCCGCGAACGCCCCCTTCAAGACGGTCATCTACCGGCTCAACGCGCGCGCGCAGTGA
- a CDS encoding SDR family NAD(P)-dependent oxidoreductase translates to MGQLVLVTGASSGIGLVTAVACAAAGHQVIATLRSLERRGIIEEAAKKRGIRLDIEQLDVTAPDIEERIKELILKYGPFSALVNNAGIAVGGVFEEQSEEDVREQFETNVFGLMAVTRAVLPSMRAARRGRIINMSSVSGLVGLPGVSVYAATKHAIEGFSEALRWELQPFGVEVCLLEPGTFRTSIFFENQRRASRPLLDRSYQAMTEAVERFILGEAAKAPPPDRVASAVVELLAAPSPPFRTLVGRDARALLTLRRVVPDRLFALGLWHQLGMREADPDRSR, encoded by the coding sequence ATGGGACAGCTCGTGCTCGTGACCGGTGCCTCCAGTGGCATCGGCCTGGTCACGGCGGTCGCGTGTGCGGCGGCCGGTCATCAGGTCATCGCCACGCTTCGTAGCCTCGAACGACGAGGCATCATCGAAGAAGCCGCCAAGAAACGAGGGATTCGGCTCGACATCGAGCAGCTGGACGTCACGGCCCCCGACATCGAGGAGCGGATCAAGGAGCTCATCCTCAAGTACGGCCCCTTCTCCGCGCTGGTGAACAACGCAGGCATCGCCGTGGGTGGCGTCTTCGAGGAGCAGTCCGAGGAAGACGTGCGAGAGCAGTTCGAGACGAACGTCTTCGGCCTGATGGCGGTCACCCGCGCGGTCCTCCCGTCCATGCGGGCCGCGCGCCGGGGGAGAATCATCAACATGTCCAGCGTCTCCGGGCTGGTCGGCCTCCCCGGGGTCAGCGTCTATGCCGCCACCAAGCACGCCATCGAGGGGTTCAGCGAGGCCCTCCGCTGGGAGCTCCAGCCCTTCGGGGTCGAGGTATGCCTGCTCGAACCAGGCACGTTCAGGACCTCGATTTTCTTCGAGAATCAGCGTCGCGCCTCCCGCCCACTGCTCGACCGTTCCTACCAGGCCATGACCGAGGCCGTGGAGCGGTTCATCCTCGGCGAGGCGGCCAAGGCGCCTCCTCCCGACCGGGTGGCGAGCGCCGTCGTGGAACTCCTCGCGGCCCCGTCGCCGCCCTTCCGAACGCTGGTCGGCCGCGATGCGCGCGCCCTCCTGACGCTGCGTCGCGTCGTACCGGACCGGCTCTTTGCATTGGGCCTCTGGCATCAGCTCGGAATGCGTGAAGCAGATCCCGACCGCTCGCGTTGA
- a CDS encoding NAD(P)/FAD-dependent oxidoreductase — MRDRAEVVIVGAGIMGLAIAYNLARHHGVTDIVVLDRGYLCGGASGRNGGGVRAQFSSADNIQLMQESIRLCRDFAQEMKINIWFRQGGYLFLVRSEEGRRMLERSVAVQNEHGLGTRMLLPIEAQRIVPELSTEGVVAASFNPDDGVVFPWPFVWGYAHAAEKLGVEIATFTQVTGFRTQGPRITSVLTDRGEIRTRKVINAAGAWSPEIARMLGVELPNRPHRHEICSTEPLKLWLGPLVSDLSNGLYFSQSMRGEIVGGISNEDVPPGLDMGSSHRFLALYGRALTRICPILGSVKVLRQWAGCYDLTPDQNPIVGRVDEIEHFYQASGFMGHGFMMAPVMGRLLAEVVAGGPETPLFLKWNLRRFKEGRLLTESMIIG; from the coding sequence ATGCGCGACCGAGCCGAGGTGGTCATCGTCGGGGCTGGCATCATGGGCCTCGCCATTGCGTACAACCTCGCGAGGCACCACGGCGTCACCGACATCGTGGTGCTGGATCGAGGCTACCTGTGCGGCGGGGCCAGCGGCAGGAATGGCGGCGGTGTCCGGGCGCAGTTCTCCAGCGCCGACAACATCCAGCTGATGCAGGAGAGCATCCGGCTCTGCCGTGATTTCGCGCAGGAGATGAAGATCAACATCTGGTTCCGGCAGGGCGGGTACCTGTTCCTCGTGCGGAGCGAGGAAGGCCGCCGCATGCTGGAGCGCAGCGTGGCAGTCCAGAACGAGCATGGCCTCGGGACGCGCATGCTCTTGCCCATCGAGGCGCAACGGATCGTCCCCGAGCTGTCGACCGAAGGGGTCGTCGCGGCCAGCTTCAACCCCGACGACGGGGTGGTGTTCCCCTGGCCCTTCGTCTGGGGCTACGCGCACGCCGCCGAGAAGCTCGGCGTGGAGATCGCCACCTTCACCCAGGTCACCGGGTTTCGCACGCAGGGCCCCCGGATCACCTCGGTGCTCACCGATCGGGGCGAGATCCGTACCCGGAAGGTGATCAATGCGGCCGGCGCGTGGAGTCCCGAGATCGCGCGGATGCTCGGGGTGGAACTCCCCAACCGGCCGCACCGCCACGAGATCTGCTCCACCGAACCGCTCAAGCTCTGGCTCGGACCGCTGGTCTCGGACCTGTCCAACGGCCTGTACTTCTCTCAGTCCATGCGGGGGGAGATCGTCGGCGGGATCTCGAACGAGGACGTCCCGCCGGGGCTCGACATGGGCTCCAGCCACCGGTTCCTCGCCCTTTATGGCCGGGCCCTGACCCGCATCTGCCCCATCCTGGGCAGCGTGAAGGTGCTCCGCCAGTGGGCCGGTTGCTATGATCTCACCCCCGACCAGAACCCCATCGTGGGCCGGGTCGACGAGATCGAGCACTTCTATCAGGCCTCCGGGTTCATGGGGCACGGCTTCATGATGGCCCCGGTCATGGGGCGCCTGCTCGCCGAGGTCGTGGCCGGAGGCCCAGAGACGCCGCTCTTCCTCAAGTGGAACCTGCGGAGGTTCAAGGAAGGGCGTCTCCTCACCGAGTCCATGATCATCGGCTGA
- a CDS encoding 3'(2'),5'-bisphosphate nucleotidase CysQ family protein, with amino-acid sequence MRPDDREIAELLRIARAASDLVMEVYATPFTVDLKGPDDPVTQADRRANTLICRALEASFPGEGILAEESVPGEAAAIRAVVRHPRVFYVDPLDGTREFADRNGDFAVMIGLSVAGRAALGVLVLPTTGEALVGWCPPEDGGDDEGAPGGPSDRGAFLEAADGSRHPLRVSSTHRPAEATAVISRSHPHPSLTPLLERLGVGRVVSCGSVGVKVARVVTGAADLYVHTGVGAKHWDSCGPEAVLRGAGGRFSDLRGAPIAYATEDLGLRHGLAATNGALHDAVLAAAAPR; translated from the coding sequence ATGCGTCCCGACGATCGCGAAATCGCCGAGCTGCTACGGATCGCGCGCGCAGCCTCCGACCTGGTGATGGAGGTGTACGCAACGCCCTTCACCGTCGACCTCAAGGGCCCCGACGATCCCGTGACCCAGGCGGACCGACGGGCGAACACCTTGATCTGCCGGGCGCTGGAGGCGTCGTTCCCAGGGGAAGGCATCCTCGCCGAGGAGAGCGTGCCCGGGGAAGCGGCCGCGATCCGCGCAGTCGTGCGCCATCCACGGGTGTTCTACGTGGATCCGCTCGATGGAACGCGCGAATTCGCGGATCGGAACGGCGATTTCGCGGTCATGATCGGCCTCAGCGTGGCTGGCCGGGCGGCGCTCGGCGTGCTGGTCCTGCCGACCACGGGCGAGGCGCTCGTCGGGTGGTGTCCGCCCGAAGACGGTGGAGACGACGAGGGCGCTCCCGGCGGGCCGAGCGACCGAGGTGCCTTCCTGGAAGCAGCCGACGGGAGCCGGCACCCGCTCCGAGTCTCGTCCACCCACCGCCCAGCCGAAGCCACCGCGGTCATCTCGCGCTCGCATCCTCACCCGAGCCTGACCCCCTTGCTCGAGCGGCTGGGTGTCGGGCGCGTGGTCTCGTGCGGCTCGGTGGGCGTGAAGGTCGCCCGGGTGGTCACCGGCGCGGCGGACCTCTACGTCCACACCGGGGTCGGCGCCAAGCACTGGGACAGCTGCGGCCCCGAGGCGGTGCTCCGGGGAGCGGGCGGCCGGTTCAGCGACCTGCGGGGGGCGCCCATCGCCTACGCCACCGAGGACCTGGGCCTCCGGCACGGCCTCGCCGCCACCAACGGTGCCCTCCACGACGCCGTGCTCGCCGCCGCTGCCCCGCGCTAA
- a CDS encoding aldo/keto reductase yields MEVSELSVGTWGLSGDAYGPVADAEVDRVIERALSVGVNIFDTADVYGRGDMERRLGKALEDRSWIHVVTKIGTDLEASPPRKTFDPRHLFTAYERSQERLKRDVIDILLLHNPSVQALGKTETVAFMKELKEKGKIRAWGVSAGNADQARAALRNGADVIELAYNLFMATDLEEVTADVIESGAGVLARSVLAHGLLAGQWSRDRDFYEGDHRLDRWTPAELRTRLKQLDALRPLLGGAVVSCRSLALRFVLANQQVSSAVLGPRSVGQLDQLVRESGMPPYLRDTVMADLTTRLKKAGVES; encoded by the coding sequence ATGGAGGTCTCGGAGCTCTCGGTCGGCACCTGGGGGCTGTCAGGCGACGCCTACGGCCCGGTGGCGGACGCCGAGGTCGATCGCGTGATCGAGCGAGCCCTGTCCGTCGGGGTCAACATCTTCGACACTGCGGACGTATATGGCCGCGGAGACATGGAACGTCGGCTCGGCAAGGCGCTCGAGGATCGAAGCTGGATCCACGTCGTCACCAAGATCGGCACCGACCTCGAGGCCTCGCCTCCCCGCAAGACCTTCGATCCCCGGCACCTCTTCACCGCGTACGAGCGCTCGCAGGAGCGGCTCAAGCGCGACGTGATCGACATCCTGCTTCTGCACAACCCTTCGGTTCAAGCGCTCGGGAAGACCGAGACCGTCGCGTTCATGAAGGAGCTCAAGGAAAAGGGGAAGATCCGCGCGTGGGGGGTCAGCGCGGGGAACGCGGATCAGGCGCGCGCCGCCCTCCGCAACGGCGCCGACGTCATCGAGCTCGCGTACAACCTCTTCATGGCCACCGACCTCGAGGAGGTGACCGCCGACGTGATCGAGAGCGGCGCTGGCGTCCTCGCCCGGTCCGTCCTGGCGCACGGCCTCCTCGCGGGGCAGTGGAGCCGTGACCGAGACTTCTACGAGGGCGATCACCGGCTGGACCGCTGGACACCCGCCGAGCTCCGCACCCGCCTGAAGCAGCTCGACGCCCTTCGCCCCTTGCTGGGTGGCGCCGTGGTGTCCTGCCGCTCCCTGGCGCTCCGCTTCGTCCTCGCCAACCAGCAGGTGTCTTCCGCCGTGCTCGGGCCACGCTCCGTGGGCCAGCTCGATCAGCTCGTGCGAGAGTCCGGGATGCCTCCCTACCTGCGCGACACGGTGATGGCGGACCTGACGACGCGGCTCAAAAAGGCCGGCGTGGAGAGCTGA